A DNA window from Andrena cerasifolii isolate SP2316 chromosome 16, iyAndCera1_principal, whole genome shotgun sequence contains the following coding sequences:
- the Cph gene encoding BCL11 transcription factor chronophage isoform X2: MRIKMPAVRIAQEPRWLQCSQCSRRLSSAWELLQHIQSVHGARLYTSPSSSTNSSSNTPAPSPPTPTPTHAHHLSPPNHLNLSGKSTGSSSAVNSSSGTNSSGSSGGRQQLQSSASLVGDPLHSFLRLPQHLERSFPPMFRPDFLALNPLAGYRGLQELQTATRNLQNLGDPLRGMDGLNLGDPLVRSSLDSLNNARNLANLAELSHGRGLAGQPHPPPLEANLDFYSARLRSLANPSLGAAPPSNGNTTTSSNPPAPVPPVPVPSTVQQQQQQQQQQQQPAQNHSQSVEPPSPAPNNATIPTHGNHQKENSPPCYNQSPVGHNNNNSTDSEKTCPPVASTPIIADSASETIYTCEVCDKKFRFQSNLIVHRRSHRDKERQYQQDGPQDHQTTPTRCEVCEVEVASFTELRKHMRKEHQENLTAASPQGSVETVPDDGSSCDENMDLDEADENEQKTEREDTEENTPEDLSTTQGQSGEESGGRVDQKPASLVGDLMEKFGLSNIAQYSEAYRQALQENHRGGFIKTESPSNLTNSLNNNKEKDSALSPTNFNSSTTPNIFSGQGFPRSSGPDFGGLWLPSPHYLENNEFRKATKATTSSLALQGLPSPMLKKERSGRNDTCEYCGKVFKNCSNLTVHRRSHTGEKPYKCELCSYACAQSSKLTRHMKTHGRHGKDTYKCRFCEMPFSVPSTLEKHMRKCVVVVQQGPKLGMPYPGSQDEDSSLSTKDT, encoded by the coding sequence AACCCAGATGGCTGCAGTGCTCGCAGTGCTCCAGAAGACTGTCCTCCGCGTGGGAGTTGCTGCAGCACATCCAGAGCGTCCACGGCGCCAGGCTGTACACCTCTCCGTCGTCGTCGACCAACTCCTCGTCGAACACGCCTGCACCGAGCCCGCCGACGCCCACCCCGACTCACGCCCACCACCTGAGCCCGCCGAATCACCTGAACCTCAGTGGCAAGTCCACTGGGAGCTCCTCGGCGGTGAACTCCTCTAGCGGCACGAACTCGAGCGGCAGCAGTGGCGGCCGACAGCAGCTGCAGTCGTCAGCCTCCCTCGTCGGCGACCCGCTTCACAGTTTCCTCAGGCTACCGCAGCACCTGGAACGGAGCTTCCCGCCGATGTTCAGGCCTGACTTCCTGGCTCTGAATCCGCTGGCCGGGTACAGAGGGCTGCAGGAGCTGCAGACCGCTACCAGGAACCTGCAGAACCTGGGGGACCCTTTGCGGGGCATGGACGGCTTGAACCTCGGTGATCCGCTGGTTCGCAGCTCGTTGGACTCCCTGAACAACGCCCGCAACCTAGCGAATCTGGCCGAGTTGTCGCATGGCCGTGGCCTCGCGGGCCAGCCGCATCCACCACCACTAGAGGCCAACCTGGATTTTTACTCGGCGCGCCTAAGGAGCCTCGCTAATCCGTCCTTAGGCGCGGCTCCACCCAGTAACGGTAACACTACAACGAGCTCCAACCCCCCTGCCCCGGTACCGCCTGTACCAGTGCCAAGCACcgtccagcagcagcagcagcagcaacagcaacagcagcagcccGCGCAGAACCACAGCCAATCCGTAGAGCCTCCCAGCCCGGCGCCCAACAACGCCACCATCCCGACGCACGGGAATCATCAGAAAGAGAACTCGCCGCCGTGCTACAATCAGAGTCCAGTTGggcacaacaacaacaactccACTGACAGCGAGAAGACCTGTCCGCCAGTCGCCTCCACGCCGATCATCGCTGATTCTGCGTCGGAGACCATCTACACGTGCGAAGTGTGCGACAAGAAGTTTCGGTTCCAGTCGAACCTCATCGTGCACCGACGGAGCCATCGAGACAAGGAGAGGCAGTACCAGCAAGATGGCCCACAGGATCACCAGACGACGCCCACTAGGTGCGAGGTCTGCGAGGTGGAGGTGGCCAGTTTCACCGAGCTGAGGAAGCACATGAGGAAGGAACACCAGGAGAACCTCACCGCTGCTAGCCCTCAGGGTAGCGTGGAGACCGTTCCCGATGACGGCTCCAGCTGCGACGAGAATATGGATCTGGACGAGGCGGACGAGAACGAGCAGAAGACGGAGCGAGAGGACACCGAGGAGAACACGCCCGAGGACCTGAGCACCACCCAAGGTCAGAGCGGAGAGGAGAGCGGCGGCAGAGTGGACCAGAAGCCGGCCAGCCTGGTCGGTGATCTGATGGAGAAGTTTGGATTGAGCAACATAGCGCAGTACTCGGAGGCGTACAGGCAGGCGCTGCAGGAGAACCATCGCGGCGGATTCATCAAGACGGAATCCCCGTCGAACCTAACCAACTCTCTGAATAACAACAAGGAGAAAGACAGCGCTCTGTCGCCCACGAACTTCAATTCCTCGACCACACCCAACATATTCTCCGGTCAGGGTTTTCCCAGGTCCTCGGGGCCGGACTTCGGAGGCCTGTGGCTGCCCAGCCCCCATTACCTGGAGAACAACGAGTTCCGGAAGGCGACCAAGGCCACTACGTCGAGCCTCGCTCTCCAGGGCCTGCCCAGCCCGATGCTGAAGAAGGAGCGCAGCGGTAGGAACGACACGTGCGAGTACTGCGGCAAAGTGTTCAAGAACTGCTCGAACCTGACGGTGCACAGGCGGTCCCACACCGGCGAGAAGCCGTACAAGTGCGAGCTGTGCTCGTACGCGTGCGCCCAGAGCTCCAAGCTCACCAGGCACATGAAGACCCACGGCAGACACGGCAAGGACACGTACAAGTGCCGTTTCTGCGAGATGCCGTTCTCGGTGCCCAGCACCCTCGAGAAGCACATGAGGAAGTGCGTGGTGGTGGTGCAGCAGGGCCCCAAGCTGGGCATGCCGTACCCGGGCAGCCAGGACGAGGACTCGTCGCTGAGTACCAAGGACACTTGA